In a single window of the Montipora capricornis isolate CH-2021 chromosome 11, ASM3666992v2, whole genome shotgun sequence genome:
- the LOC138024983 gene encoding QRFP-like peptide receptor, which yields MEMYLFVSFIIFYCTVYFLSFVGNVIVLCRCYWTKQRRSSSIRWFIANLAFSDLTFTMLSLFDYISHVWTWLGGNVSCKLQGFLIEACYTTSILTLVVISFERRKAVVTPFSARATATNNKKRKIIAIWTASLVIGSPLLYAYQVDMHPSGLLLCTNTSFGDLGKQVYYSIHGVCTFIIPLTYMIYAQSTIFLTLRSRALTTRNSFTTAPNNCHRKVAKTLAAYSFAFAVCWAPFMINRTLAYFHLADGAGEYTWIGCQLLIFLNTVLDPILYGIYGENKKASFRHFFTCTRFHMSTRTADIS from the coding sequence ATGGAAATGTACCTTTTCGTTTCATTTATCATATTTTATTGCACGGTGTATTTCTTATCGTTTGTGGGAAACGTCATAGTTCTTTGCCGCTGTTATTGGACAAAACAGAGACGATCATCTTCCATTAGATGGTTCATCGCAAACTTAGCCTTCTCTGATTTAACGTTTACAATGTTGAGCTTATTTGACTACATTTCCCATGTCTGGACCTGGCTTGGCGGTAACGTTTCTTGCAAGTTACAAGGCTTTCTGATCGAGGCATGCTACACGACTTCAATCTTAACTCTCGTTGTGATAAGCTTTGAGCGACGCAAAGCTGTAGTAACTCCCTTCAGTGCAAGAGCGACAGCAacaaacaacaagaaaagaaagatcATAGCTATTTGGACTGCTAGCTTGGTGATTGGATCGCCTTTGCTTTACGCCTATCAAGTTGATATGCACCCGAGTGGTTTATTGCTTTGCACCAATACATCTTTTGGAGATTTAGGAAAACAAGTGTACTACAGCATTCACGGAGTGTGTACTTTCATCATTCCTTTGACGTACATGATATATGCGCAAAGCACCATATTTCTGACTTTGCGCTCAAGAGCCTTAACCACACGAAACAGTTTCACAACAGCGCCCAACAATTGCCATCGAAAAGTTGCCAAAACTCTTGCAGCTTATTCCTTTGCTTTTGCAGTTTGCTGGGCACCTTTTATGATTAATCGAACGTTGGCGTATTTTCACCTCGCTGATGGAGCAGGAGAGTATACGTGGATAGGTTGCCAGCTTCTCATTTTTCTAAACACGGTTTTGGATCCAATTCTGTACGGAATTTATGGAGAGAACAAAAAAGCATCCTTCAGACATTTTTTCACATGTACACGTTTTCATATGTCTACTAGAACAGCTGACATCAGCTAA
- the LOC138024818 gene encoding LOW QUALITY PROTEIN: substance-P receptor-like (The sequence of the model RefSeq protein was modified relative to this genomic sequence to represent the inferred CDS: deleted 1 base in 1 codon; substituted 1 base at 1 genomic stop codon): MATSDRFPAAIIVSFLCFYVVVFELSAIGNVVVIYTCYGAIKRTQRSIHWFIANLALADFTFTVLSILDFVVFLWTWIGGRISCKLRSFLVEACYTSSIITLVTISFERRKAVMTPLRVRISSNKEYRKIFAIWMASLAIGSPLLYAYEVKQDASGSLICNNASFXDILGKQVYYSIHAVCTFIVPLTYMIYAQSTIFLSLRSRVFPTQDDFTTVSSNRHRKVAKTLAALTVAFTVCWAPFMIIRTLMYFHLTDGGYYCRASLLLIFLNTALDPILYGMYGERIGRFLERFNCGPFRKATLTTSNANSTSNRRSPPSTSHLVNVKEG; this comes from the exons ATGGCAACGAGCGATAGATTTCCAGCAGCGATAATCGTCTCGTTCTTATGCTTCTATGTTGTGGTGTTTGAGCTCTCTGCTATAGGAAATGTGGTAGTTATATACACCTGTTATGGAGCGATCAAAAGAACACAACGTTCAATTCACTGGTTCATCGCAAACTTGGCGTTAGCTGATTTTACATTTACGGTGCTTAGTATATTGGACTTCGTGGTGTTCTTGTGGACCTGGATCGGCGGTAGGATTTCTTGCAAACTACGAAGCTTCCTGGTGGAGGCGTGCTATACTAGTTCAATAATCACACTTGTCACTATAAGCTTTGAGCGACGAAAAGCTGTTATGACACCACTAAGGGTAAGAATAAGTTCCAACAAAGAATACAGAAAGATATTCGCCATTTGGATGGCGAGCTTGGCCATTGGATCGCCTTTGCTTTACGCCTATGAAGTTAAGCAAGACGCAAGTGGTTCATTAATTTGCAACAACGCTTCATTCTGAGAT ATTTTAGGAAAACAAGTATATTACAGCATTCATGCAGTCTGCACTTTCATTGTCCCTCTAACATACATGATCTATGCTCAGAGTACGATCTTTCTGAGTTTACGCTCAAGAGTGTTTCCAACACAGGACGATTTTACAACAGTGTCGTCTAATAGGCATCGAAAAGTCGCCAAGACACTCGCGGCGTTAACCGTGGCGTTTACGGTTTGCTGGGCGCCTTTTATGATCATTCGAACATTGATGTATTTTCACTTAACCGATGGTGGGTATTACTGCCGAGCCTCTCTGCTTCTAATCTTCTTAAACACAGCCTTAGATCCAATCCTGTATGGGATGTACGGAGAGAGGATTGGACGATTTCTTGAACGGTTTAATTGTGGACCTTTTCGGAAGGCAACATTGACGACCAGCAATGCAAATTCTACCTCGAATAGGAGAAGTCCGCCAAGCACCTCTCATTTGGTCAACGTAAAAGAAGGATGA
- the LOC138024982 gene encoding QRFP-like peptide receptor, whose protein sequence is MATGEGFPIAIVVLYSLFYCVVFLLSVVGNVVVLCICYRMIKINRQSSIKFFIANLAFSDLTFTLLSLLNCINFFWTWLGGNATCKLQGFLIEACYTTSIMTLVVISFERRKAVVTPFEVRMGASEGTHRNLIAAIWLTGFMTASPLLHAYEVETTKSGSLICSNDPFGDPGRQVYYSIHAVCIFIVPLTYMIYAQRTIFKTLRSRVFPIQNSFTTASTDRHRKVAKTLAALTVAFTVCWTPFIIVRTLMYFYLTDGGYYWRACQLLIFLNAALDPILYGIYGENVRGHFQYFFRRIRRSPTFTGTECYTTESQTTKFPRKPIRLQ, encoded by the exons ATGGCAACGGGCGAAGGATTTCCAATAGCAATTGTCGTTTTATATTCTTTGTTTTATTGCGTGGTGTTTCTTCTATCGGTTGTGGGGAACGTTGTAGTTCTATGCATCTGTTATAGAATGATAAAGATAAATCGACAGTCTTCCATTAAATTTTTCATTGCAAACTTAGCCTTCTCTGATTTAACCTTTACGTTGCTAAGCCTATTGAACTGTATCAATTTTTTCTGGACGTGGCTTGGTGGTAATGCTACCTGCAAGTTACAAGGTTTTCTGATTGAAGCATGTTACACAACTTCAATAATGACCCTTGTTGTGATAAGCTTTGAACGACGCAAGGCTGTAGTAACACCCTTCGAGGTAAGAATGGGCGCATCCGAAGGCACACACAGGAATCTCATTGCGGCCATTTGGCTAACAGGCTTCATGACTGCGTCACCTTTGCTTCACGCCTATGAAGTTGAGACGACTAAAAGTGGTTCATTGATTTGCTCAAACGATCCATTCGGAGATCCAGGAAGACAAGTGTACTACTCCATCCACGCAGTCTGCATCTTTATTGTTCCTCTGACATACATGATATACGCGCAGAGAACTATCTTTAAAACTTTGCGCTCGAGGGTCTTCCCAATACAAAACAGTTTTACAACAGCATCCACTGACAGGCATCGAAAGGTCGCCAAGACCCTGGCGGCGTTAACCGTGGCGTTTACTGTTTGCTGGACGCCTTTTATAATTGTTAGAACGTTGATGTATTTTTATCTCACTGACGGAGGATATTACTGGAGAGCGTGCCaacttttaatatttttaaacgcGGCATTGGATCCAATTCTATACGGAATTTACGGAGAGAATGTAAGAGGGCATTTTCAATACTTTTTTCGGAGAATTCGACGTTCCCCGACGTTTACAGGGACAGAATGCTATACCACGGAGAGCCAAACAACGAAATTTCCACGAAAACCCATTCGATTACAA TAA